The Candidatus Manganitrophus noduliformans genome includes a window with the following:
- a CDS encoding bifunctional DNA primase/polymerase — protein MAFLEEAKKYLLRGWSVVPLEAKGKKPLISWKEYQERQATVNEIESWFKWENNIGIVTGKISGITVIDCDSPAAIDLASKKGLPTCPTVKTGKGYHFYYAYEPGVGNFQKRDDLPGIDLRGDGGFVVAPPSIHPSGAVYSWEGETRDLPPLPKWILRDGERKSSPGTFTDYFQGAQLGSRNDTLARMTGFLAKNIPYQDALEFALVWNTKNNPPLPHDEIERTVLSIYRLEGIARAKKAEEPAAPTAGPVIEDEEENAKEVLEIDDLSDGIDSMYEEGLPPGESTGWKTLDPHYTVHPGQITIVTGIPGHGKSEFIDALMVNLVTAKQWKFAIFSAESKPDRHSVGLIEKFVGMPFGKGPSQRMDKLRVEAGKEFLRGRFFFLEPSEKHTTLDWIIEQAGILVAQKGINGLLIDPWNELEHKRSNGVSETEYISQSLSKLRRFRRRTNVHVFLVAHPQKLNRDSKGNYPVPTLYDISGSAHWRNKADSGVCVWRDVAQERSTQITKIYIQKIKTKETGKVGVVDLIYDRVTGRYSDKPWDHGL, from the coding sequence GTGGCGTTTCTGGAAGAGGCTAAAAAATACCTACTCCGCGGTTGGTCTGTGGTCCCCCTGGAGGCGAAGGGGAAGAAGCCGTTGATCTCCTGGAAGGAATATCAGGAGCGGCAGGCGACCGTAAACGAAATTGAATCCTGGTTTAAATGGGAAAACAACATCGGCATTGTCACCGGGAAGATATCCGGAATTACAGTGATCGATTGTGACTCGCCGGCCGCGATCGATCTTGCGAGCAAAAAGGGATTGCCGACCTGTCCGACCGTGAAGACCGGAAAGGGGTACCATTTTTACTACGCCTATGAACCCGGCGTTGGAAACTTCCAAAAGCGGGATGATCTTCCCGGGATCGATCTTCGAGGGGATGGGGGCTTTGTTGTGGCGCCTCCGTCGATTCATCCGTCTGGCGCGGTGTATTCCTGGGAAGGCGAAACGAGAGATCTTCCTCCGCTTCCGAAGTGGATTCTCCGAGATGGCGAGCGGAAATCTTCTCCTGGAACGTTCACAGATTATTTCCAGGGGGCCCAGCTGGGGAGCCGAAACGATACGCTGGCGAGAATGACGGGCTTCTTGGCGAAGAACATCCCGTATCAAGATGCGTTGGAATTCGCTCTTGTTTGGAACACGAAAAACAATCCCCCTCTTCCGCATGATGAGATCGAGCGGACCGTGTTGAGCATCTACCGGCTGGAAGGGATTGCTCGCGCGAAGAAAGCGGAAGAGCCGGCGGCGCCAACGGCCGGCCCTGTTATCGAAGACGAAGAAGAGAACGCCAAGGAGGTTTTGGAGATCGATGATTTATCCGATGGGATCGATTCCATGTACGAGGAAGGACTCCCCCCGGGAGAGTCAACGGGGTGGAAGACTCTCGATCCGCACTACACGGTTCATCCAGGTCAAATAACCATCGTTACGGGCATCCCAGGTCACGGCAAGAGCGAGTTTATCGATGCGTTGATGGTGAATCTTGTCACGGCCAAGCAATGGAAATTTGCTATTTTCTCCGCAGAGAGTAAACCAGATCGTCATTCGGTCGGCCTTATCGAGAAGTTTGTCGGAATGCCGTTCGGGAAGGGGCCGAGCCAACGAATGGATAAACTTCGGGTTGAGGCCGGGAAAGAATTCTTAAGGGGCAGGTTTTTTTTCTTGGAGCCCTCCGAGAAGCATACGACGTTGGATTGGATCATCGAGCAAGCCGGCATTTTGGTCGCTCAAAAAGGAATCAATGGGCTTTTGATTGATCCGTGGAACGAGTTGGAGCACAAGCGATCGAACGGGGTTTCTGAGACTGAATACATTTCACAGAGTTTGTCGAAGCTGCGACGTTTTAGGAGACGAACAAACGTTCATGTCTTTCTCGTCGCTCATCCGCAAAAACTCAATCGGGACTCGAAGGGGAATTATCCGGTTCCGACGCTTTACGATATTTCAGGGTCGGCTCATTGGAGAAATAAGGCCGATAGCGGGGTGTGCGTTTGGCGCGACGTCGCTCAAGAGCGGTCGACTCAGATAACGAAAATATACATTCAGAAGATCAAAACGAAGGAAACCGGAAAGGTCGGCGTGGTCGATTTGATTTACGATCGTGTGACCGGCCGGTATTCGGATAAGCCGTGGGATCATGGGTTATAG